The following are from one region of the Candidatus Polarisedimenticolaceae bacterium genome:
- a CDS encoding glycerophosphodiester phosphodiesterase family protein — MDALRRAGSVIGGAARRFGHGWVAFVEIDLLYKAIGFAILTPLIGLLFKLLIARSGRTALADVDIALFFFTTRPGVVALLLVSGLVVAVSALEQACLMATALSRERGNAPRVRDAFAFVAARSFAVLRLTVQLVARVLSIVAPFAAAIGGVYWIFLRRHDINYFLAAKPPEFLAAVAVAGVVAAVMAFVLARKIAAWLLVLPIVVFEGTLPIRAFGESARRMSGRRVPAALALAAWAAFAVVAPLAANAGLRASGRGLAPLFGATLAGMLAFIGFALVVALVVTLAVAVVVSAMFALVVIAFYVETAPATIALPKPYAGAIEIEGKRFPISWKALTAIVVVAVPATALLANFLMKATWTDHPVLVFAHRGASIDAPENTLAALKLAGQEGTDFVELDVQESRDGIVLVAHDADLMKIGRSPLKIWESDAAALRAVDIGSYRGPQFASERVPTLAEALDACKGVCKVDIELKDYGHDERLEERVAEIVEAAGMQDHIVTMSLSAPMTAKMKQLRPQWTSGLLVAKAMGDASRLPGDFLAVQASMATRAFIRHAHAAGKSVYVWTIDDPAKMLRYIGLGVDGLITNRPALAKRVVADYAAMPPAQRLLVFVMTRLGATGDAADLEQ, encoded by the coding sequence ATGGACGCGTTACGTCGAGCGGGGAGCGTGATCGGCGGCGCCGCGCGCCGGTTCGGCCATGGTTGGGTCGCGTTCGTCGAGATCGATCTCCTCTACAAGGCGATCGGCTTCGCGATCCTCACGCCGCTCATCGGGCTCCTCTTCAAGCTCTTGATCGCCCGGAGCGGCCGTACCGCTCTCGCCGACGTCGACATCGCGCTCTTCTTCTTCACGACGAGGCCGGGCGTCGTCGCTCTCCTGCTCGTCTCGGGACTCGTCGTCGCCGTCTCCGCGCTCGAGCAGGCCTGTCTGATGGCGACCGCGCTCTCACGCGAGAGGGGCAACGCGCCGCGCGTACGCGATGCCTTCGCCTTCGTCGCCGCGCGATCGTTCGCCGTGCTGCGCCTCACCGTCCAGCTCGTCGCGCGCGTCCTCTCGATCGTGGCGCCGTTCGCCGCCGCCATCGGCGGCGTCTACTGGATCTTTCTGCGCCGGCACGACATCAACTATTTCCTCGCGGCGAAGCCGCCGGAGTTCCTGGCCGCCGTCGCGGTCGCGGGTGTCGTCGCGGCCGTGATGGCGTTCGTGCTCGCGCGCAAGATCGCCGCCTGGCTCCTCGTCCTGCCGATCGTCGTCTTCGAGGGCACGCTCCCCATCCGCGCGTTCGGCGAGAGCGCGCGGCGGATGTCCGGGCGGCGCGTGCCCGCGGCCCTCGCCCTCGCCGCGTGGGCGGCTTTCGCGGTCGTGGCCCCTCTCGCCGCGAACGCCGGCCTTCGCGCTTCGGGGCGGGGCCTGGCACCGCTCTTCGGCGCGACGCTCGCGGGGATGCTGGCGTTCATCGGGTTCGCGCTCGTCGTGGCGCTCGTCGTCACGCTCGCCGTCGCCGTCGTCGTGTCGGCGATGTTCGCGCTGGTCGTGATCGCCTTCTACGTCGAGACCGCCCCCGCGACGATCGCGCTGCCGAAGCCTTACGCCGGTGCCATCGAGATCGAGGGCAAGCGCTTCCCCATCTCGTGGAAGGCGCTCACCGCGATCGTCGTCGTCGCCGTCCCCGCAACCGCGCTCCTCGCCAACTTCCTGATGAAGGCGACGTGGACCGATCACCCCGTGCTCGTCTTCGCGCACCGGGGCGCCTCGATCGATGCGCCGGAAAATACCCTCGCCGCGCTCAAGCTCGCGGGGCAGGAAGGCACCGACTTCGTGGAGCTCGACGTGCAGGAGTCGAGGGACGGCATCGTCCTCGTCGCCCACGACGCCGATCTCATGAAGATCGGCCGCTCGCCCTTGAAGATCTGGGAGAGCGATGCGGCGGCGCTGCGGGCGGTCGACATCGGCAGCTATCGCGGCCCGCAATTCGCCTCCGAGCGCGTGCCGACGCTCGCCGAGGCGCTCGACGCCTGCAAAGGCGTCTGCAAGGTCGACATCGAGCTGAAGGACTACGGCCACGACGAGCGGCTCGAGGAGCGCGTCGCCGAGATCGTCGAGGCCGCCGGCATGCAAGATCACATCGTGACGATGTCGCTGTCGGCGCCGATGACCGCAAAGATGAAGCAGCTACGGCCGCAGTGGACCTCGGGGCTCCTCGTCGCGAAGGCGATGGGCGACGCGAGCCGCCTTCCGGGCGACTTCCTCGCCGTTCAGGCGTCCATGGCGACGCGCGCGTTCATCCGCCACGCGCATGCCGCCGGCAAGTCCGTCTACGTCTGGACGATCGACGATCCCGCGAAGATGCTCCGGTACATCGGGCTCGGCGTCGACGGCCTGATCACGAACCGTCCCGCCCTCGCGAAGCGAGTCGTCGCGGACTACGCCGCGATGCCGCCGGCGCAGCGCCTCCTCGTCTTCGTCATGACGCGCCTCGGTGCGACGGGCGACGCCGCCGACCTCGAGCAGTAG